A portion of the Juglans microcarpa x Juglans regia isolate MS1-56 chromosome 1D, Jm3101_v1.0, whole genome shotgun sequence genome contains these proteins:
- the LOC121252059 gene encoding uncharacterized protein At4g14450, chloroplastic-like — MADSQRSKSSACVANRRQPSRLQRRAPASLQISTPASTWNVAIPLLSPLAASPTSPKLVTDRTVDMRSREESRQQCAEPEKLVSFKKWQHPAAPFCYEPAPRVRPFVPV, encoded by the coding sequence ATGGCCGATTCACAGAGAAGTAAATCCAGCGCCTGCGTGGCAAACCGGCGGCAGCCCAGCCGCTTGCAACGGAGAGCACCGGCGTCCTTGCAGATCAGCACTCCCGCTTCGACTTGGAACGTGGCCATCCCGCTCCTGTCGCCACTTGCGGCGTCGCCGACTTCGCCGAAGTTGGTCACTGATCGGACGGTGGATATGAGGTCGAGGGAGGAGTCGAGGCAGCAGTGCGCGGAGCCGGAGAAACTGGTGTCGTTCAAGAAGTGGCAGCACCCGGCGGCTCCCTTCTGCTACGAGCCGGCTCCGCGTGTCCGGCCGTTTGTACCCGTGTAG